The Capsicum annuum cultivar UCD-10X-F1 chromosome 1, UCD10Xv1.1, whole genome shotgun sequence sequence TGGAAAATTACATTCTATTATATAATgtcaaatttatttttagctaATGTTGAATCCCTTGACTTTGTGTTTtactttataaattttaaatttgctTAATTAAACAGTTTGACTTTGTGTTTtactttataaattttaaatttgctTAATTAAACATTCTGGCTCTGCCTCTATGCGCTACTCCAACTTCACATGCATGCCCCAGTAAAATCTCTCTAAATTATGGGTTGATAAATAAATGGAGAGTTTCTTTACTGATAATCTCTTCAACCTTCTATGTCACATTCAAGTCCCTATGAGATTATCAAACTTAAAACTAGGCACATGCAGAAGCACATTTATAAGACATCACCCACATTTCATAGCATCCACCTCTGTTACATTTTTCAATTCATTCATTCTTCTGTTTCATTATATCCTAATTTTTCCCTTCCCTTTTTCCTTCCAACTGAACTTTCATCGTCTGTTATCTTTCCACAAAACCTTGAAACCAAAGATGAACAAGTTTgtttttgccaaatttagtaaaccAACTATTGAATTTCCATCCTGAAAATCCTCCTAATTACTCTACTTccctcttttttctatttttagtaagCTATAAGTAAGTATAAATAGCTCTACAAACATCCCCTTGGATACTCAAATCTCCCTTTTCATTTTAGAAACTATAGCACTCACTTTATACATTGTTCTAGCAAATTCATTAATGGCTGATTTTAGTAGAGCAATTAGCTTATTCTTTGCCTTGCTCTGCCTCCTCCTCCTAGCTATAATCACAGAAGCTAGGAATatagaaaattataataataaagtaGGATTTGTTAGAACAAGAGGTGCCCATTTTGTACTAGATGGATCACCATTTCTGTTCAATGGTTTCAACTCTTATTGGCTGATGCATGTTGCTGCTGATCCAACTCAGAGGTACAAAGTATCTGAGGTTTTCAAGGAAGCCTCTGCTGCTAGCCTCTCAGTATGCAGGACTTGGGCTTTCAGCGATGGCGGTGATGCACCATTGCAAATTTCTCCTGGAGTTTATGATGAACGTGCTTTACAGGTCGTTTACTAGTATTTAAGTTTGATCAACTCATCTAAAAATGTAGCACACTTTTTATTTGCTTAATTATGTCACAACATGTCCCTCACATGTGGGCCTTATTCACTTCTTCACAtgttatacaacaacaacaaacccagtgtattctcacatagtaATCACATGTTATAAACATATAGAAATTAATAAGTCTTCACTATGTGATGATATAGGGATTGGATTTTGTGATCTCAGAAGCAAGAAAGTATGGGATACGCTTAATATTGAGCTTTGTAAACAACTACAAAGATTTTGGAGGGAGAAGTCAATATGCTCAATGGGCGAAAAGTGCAGGAATTCAGAATATTAACAGTGAAGATGATTTTTATACTCATCCAGTTCTTAAAGATTATTACAAGAACCATATTAGGAAAATCGTGACAAGGGTCAATACCATGAATGGAATAGCATACAGAGATGACTCGACAATAATGGCATGGGAACTTATGAATGAGCCTCGCTGCAATGTTGATTATTCTGGAAAAACAGTTCATGTGAGTAAAAAACAAACACAAATCAATCATCTGTTTTCTTCTTAATTATAATGTCTCAGTTATTTTAATGCTAACTATATAAGTATGCGATGTGATATTTACAGGGATGGGTTCAAGAGATGGCAATTTTTGTGAAATCTCTAGACAAAAAGCACTTGTTGGAGATAGGAATGGAAGGATTTTATGGCGATTCAATGCCTGAAAAGAAGCAAACTAATCCTGGTTTCCAAGTTGGAACAGATTTTATCAGTAGCCATCTTattagggagattgattttgctACCATACATGCATACACTGACCAATGGTAAATTCAATAGACATCTCTTTTAAACCTCAAATTCATACTGATTAACTTCTCTAAAAGCCAATTTGATATAAAGAGTACTTTTACATTATGGAATAAATAGATTTATATATTGTCACTGCATAGTAATTGAACTAGTAATAACAAGAAACGTTTTTGGTTAACAGGTTGCCTGGACAAAGTGATGATGCACAAGCAGCATTCATGCAAAGATGGATGACAAGTCATTGGCAAGATTCAAGAACCATATTAAATAAACCATTGGTACTTGCTGAATTTGGAAAGTCAAGCAAAGATCCAGGATATAATCAAAATGCAAGAGAGACATTCATGAGTTTAGTTTATAGAAATGTGTATAATTTTGCCAAAGCAGGAGGGACCATGGGAGGTAGCTTAGTGTGGCAACTAATGGCACAAGGCATGGACAATTTTGATGATGGTTACTCAATTATCTTGGCACAAGATCCATCAACTGCAGGGCTAATCTCAGGCCAATCTCATGCCATGACAACTTTGGCTCATTTGGTTAATAGCCCTAATTTGGGTCAGTTACATGGACATCATCCACTAGGTGTTGGACATCATCCACAAGGTGTAGGACATCATCCATTAGGAATGGGACATCATCATTTTGGTTGATGAGCTCGTGATGGACATCACTGATTAGGATTTTGGAAGTTCTTAGGTGCGAGGCTTTTTAAGGTGACTGAATGTCTCACTTATACAAATTTAGAGTTCTCGCATTAGCCGAAGTTAGCAAGAGTAAGGTTGATTAACTTTCTTGAATGTATTTTGCTTTCATTTCAACATGTAAACTTGTTATTTCAACTTGTATAAGACTGAATCATAATAGTTTGTTATTCAACACGTTTGCTATTGGAAGTAAATCTTATGCAGCCATGTAGTTCTTGTCTTCTTGAAAAGATGATTACAATTCTCGtctaaaaaattttaagtgtAGTGTCTCTGTACTTTTGATTCTATCATTCTCCTAACATAATGAGCATAAACATAATGAGCATTATATTAGCATTATCACTCTCATTACATGCTTTGATGCAACTTCAACTAAAAGATATCTGTGTAGGATACTGGATTAAATATACTAAGGACAACTTATCCTAGTGATTTTTGCCAAGTTTTCTCTACATTATTGGGCATCTTGAGTGTCCTATACTAAATCAATCAACCAATTaattattctctctttctttaagtgtgaaaaataattatttaaaaaaaaaattaaaatattattaattagta is a genomic window containing:
- the LOC107858206 gene encoding mannan endo-1,4-beta-mannosidase 5-like, whose protein sequence is MADFSRAISLFFALLCLLLLAIITEARNIENYNNKVGFVRTRGAHFVLDGSPFLFNGFNSYWLMHVAADPTQRYKVSEVFKEASAASLSVCRTWAFSDGGDAPLQISPGVYDERALQGLDFVISEARKYGIRLILSFVNNYKDFGGRSQYAQWAKSAGIQNINSEDDFYTHPVLKDYYKNHIRKIVTRVNTMNGIAYRDDSTIMAWELMNEPRCNVDYSGKTVHGWVQEMAIFVKSLDKKHLLEIGMEGFYGDSMPEKKQTNPGFQVGTDFISSHLIREIDFATIHAYTDQWLPGQSDDAQAAFMQRWMTSHWQDSRTILNKPLVLAEFGKSSKDPGYNQNARETFMSLVYRNVYNFAKAGGTMGGSLVWQLMAQGMDNFDDGYSIILAQDPSTAGLISGQSHAMTTLAHLVNSPNLGQLHGHHPLGVGHHPQGVGHHPLGMGHHHFG